The region GCGGGTCGAAGTCATCGAGACCGACGGCACGGTCGTCACCACCAAGGTGATCGTCGCGGGCGCCGTCTCGAACAACAAGGGCATCAACCTGCCCGGCGTCGCCGTCAACGTCCCCGCGCTGTCGGAGAAGGACGAGGCCGACCTCCGCTGGGGTCTGCGCGCCGGCGCCGACATCATCGCGCTGTCGTTCGTGCGCGACGCCAAGGACGTGCAGCGCGTCCACGTGATCATGGCCGAAGAAGGACGCCACGTCCCGGTCATCGCCAAGATCGAGAAGCCGCAGGCCGTCGACAACCTCGAAGAGATCATCGACGCGTTCGACGGCATCATGGTCGCCCGCGGCGACCTCGGCGTCGAGCTCCCGCTCGAGGCCGTGCCGATCGTGCAGAAGCGCGCGGTGGAGCTCTGCCGCCGCATGGCCAAGCCGGTCATCGTCGCGACGCAGATGCTCGAGTCGATGATCGACAACCCGGTGCCCACCCGCGCCGAGACGAGCGACGTCGCCAACGCCGTCCTCGACGGCGCTGACGCGGTCATGCTCTCGGGCGAGACCAGCGTCGGCAAGTACCCCGTCGTCGTGGTCGAGACCATGGCCCGCATCGTCGACTCGACCGAGGTCCACGGCCTCGAGCGCATCGCACCGCTGACCACGAAGCCCCGCACCCAGGGCGGCGCGATCACCCTGGCAGCGAACGAGGTCGCCGAGTTCGTCGACGCGAAGTTCCTCTGCATCTTCACCGAGTCGGGCGACACCGCACGCCGCATGTCGCGCCTGCGCCCGCGCATCCCCATGATCGGGTTCGCGCCCGAGCCGGCCATCCGTCGCCGCATGGCCCTCACGTGGGGCGTGCAGTCGACGCTCGTCGAGCACGTCGCCCACACCGACCTCATGTTCATCCAGGTCGACGACTACCTGCTGTCCAACGACCTCGCGAAGGTCGGCGACAAGGTGGTCGTGATCTCCGGTTCCCCTCCCGGGATCATCGGGTCGACCAACGACATCCGCATCCACAAGGTCGGAGACGCGGTGCACGGTAAAGCGCCGATCTACAAGACACGCGACTGACGCACCTACCGGGCGGGCTGTCACGATCACTAAGGTGAGCGTGACAGCCCGTTCTTCTTTGAGTCGAAAGAGACCCCCCGATGTTCTTCCAAGACTTCTTCTGGTTCCTCCTCTGGAGCTTCTACTTCATCGCGTACCTGTACGTCGTGATCCTCATCATCACCGACCTGTTCCGCGACGACTCGCTCAACGGCTGGCTCAAGGCGGTCTGGATCATCGCGCTGCTGTTCGTGCCCTTCCTCACCGCATTGGTCTTCATCATCGTCCGCGGCAAGGGCATGGCCGCCCGCGCCATGGCCGCCCGGGGGAACGTCGTCGCCGAAGACGACGCCTATCGGCCCACCGCATCGGCGAGCCCGGCCGACGACATCGCGAAGGCGAAGGCGCTCCTCGACGCCGGCACCATCTCGCAGGGCGAGTTCGACGCGCTCAAGAGCAAGGCGCTCGGCAACCAGTTCTTCGGCGCCTGACACCCGCAGATCAGAAGAGCGGATGCCCCGGGTCGGGGCATCCGCTCTTCTTGCAATACGTGCCGGTGGTGGGAGTCGAACCCACACGCCCTTGCGGGCAACCGAGTTTGAGTCGGTCGCGTCTGCCATTCCGCCACACCGGCGCGCGGTCAGACCGCACGTCCGCGA is a window of Microbacterium terrae DNA encoding:
- a CDS encoding SHOCT domain-containing protein, with protein sequence MFFQDFFWFLLWSFYFIAYLYVVILIITDLFRDDSLNGWLKAVWIIALLFVPFLTALVFIIVRGKGMAARAMAARGNVVAEDDAYRPTASASPADDIAKAKALLDAGTISQGEFDALKSKALGNQFFGA
- the pyk gene encoding pyruvate kinase; translation: MRRAKIVATLGPATSTYEMVRAIIEAGVDVARFNLSHGDYSVHDNNFANVRKAADDAGRAVAILVDLQGPKIRLGKFENGPHELAVGDIFKITTEDILGTKEIVGTTFKGLPNDVKAGDFLLIDDGKVRVEVIETDGTVVTTKVIVAGAVSNNKGINLPGVAVNVPALSEKDEADLRWGLRAGADIIALSFVRDAKDVQRVHVIMAEEGRHVPVIAKIEKPQAVDNLEEIIDAFDGIMVARGDLGVELPLEAVPIVQKRAVELCRRMAKPVIVATQMLESMIDNPVPTRAETSDVANAVLDGADAVMLSGETSVGKYPVVVVETMARIVDSTEVHGLERIAPLTTKPRTQGGAITLAANEVAEFVDAKFLCIFTESGDTARRMSRLRPRIPMIGFAPEPAIRRRMALTWGVQSTLVEHVAHTDLMFIQVDDYLLSNDLAKVGDKVVVISGSPPGIIGSTNDIRIHKVGDAVHGKAPIYKTRD